The genomic stretch CTGGGCAGAAGTTAACCAACTCTGGGAAGTTGCCACTCACCGTGCACACAGGCCATGAGGATTTGATCTCTCTAAGCAACTGCTCCACCACAATTTTTACAGGATGATTAGACATTTGGCCAAGGAAATccctgatttaaaaaaaggatGAACAGCATTGCATATTTTCAACTGATATTAGAAAACCACAGTAAATAGTATGTGTATATAAATAACTTAGGTTTGTTAAATCAAGGGAAATGTGTTCTAATATGttcagtgatatatatatacggGAAACAGCAATTGTCAATCTGGGTGGGCATGGAGAGGGTTCAGTCTTCAACACTATATTTACCTGCTCCAGAAGCACAGGAGTAGGCAAAGTACTTTATATAAGACACATGATGTTGTATACTATCTACAATGGgcatgtaaataaattaatcttCTTACCTGTTCACATAATCACTCAGTTCTTCAGGAACATCATAGCTAACGATCTCCTTCCCAACTGTTGTGACCGTTTTCAGCTTCTCTGGCATGGTGTAAGGCAGGCTCCGTGTGAAAATGTGGTTTAGTGCCCCTTCAACATGAAAACCTTTGTCTTGACTCCTGCAGAGGATTGGAAGTGTGCAATAAGCAACAAGGCCTATGATTTTCTCATTTTGAAAAAAGCAAACATTTCACCAAGGTGCATATCCTCACTTTCATATCAAAACCTCCAAAGCAACTATCCGAATATGGCAGCTGATctcacacagtgtaaatattATGCCATTTCACAACGAATGGACAAGGAGTTAAAATAGAGTAGTAACATTTAGAATCCTtgtaatttttctataaattcaCTATACTGGCCAAACACATAAATGGCCCATAATAAGAGTTTCAAGCACCTGAAACAAACTGTGATGGTTCAAGTTTCCTTACCTGTAACCTGTGCATCTATAACCTTGGTATTTGTCACAATCAAATGGGTGAATCTCGCTGAGGATGAGGCCTGCCTCGGCTGCCATGGCAACTGCCTGCCAGCTATTGTGCCACTGTCTCATCGGCTTGTCATATGGAGTGCCGCCTTGTCCGTTGCACAAAGCCACATGTACTTCCCCGTTGTCCTTAAGCACCTCGGCGCAGCTAGAAAACACAAGAACTTCACACAGGAGGGGAGCAACCTTCACAAGTGGGGGGTGAAGCGAGAACTGCTAAACAGCTTTCAAGCCCCTCATAATGATGCTTGTGTAACATTACAAAGCTTACATAACACACAACGAATCTTTAAAGGGTCCTCCAGTACATGGGGGAGATAAGGCAACAAAAATCCTATTACAGCAGTTTAGATGTTTCCCATTTTAAACGTACCATCTCTCGGACCCAAAATATTTTACTCAACATTCCACACACTGAACTACACCAAATCTAAATAATAAACAGGGTTGtcgttgttttatttttaagaaaatgtgCATTTGGTTTCCTCATTAGGGATATGCTCAGAAAGTCTGTGAAGTGCCTTGCTTACCTTGCGAAGAACTTGGCCAGGAGGGTTCGGTTCTTCCTGACTCCACTTTTCCGGCCAGAGTGAGGGAAATTAAAGATGATGCAGTCATACCGGTGATGCCGTATGACCTCATGCTCCTTTAAGCATGTGCAGTCCACCCCGAAAAGGATGGTAGCGCCTGTGGGAAGAGACAAACAGCCACATGAATGCACATAATATTAGGTCTTTGTTTTGCCTCTTCATCAAGACTAGGCTTTCCACAAACTACATGTGGGAGATCAAGGAGGGTTTTCATTCTCATGGCTGCTTCATAGCAACCAAGTATAGAAAAACACAGCCTTGGTCACAAGCACGCAAATGACACTGTATGAGTGGGAAGAGCAGCTCACTCAAATGCAAAATAAAGTCAATACATAAGCGAATGCAGCtgatttgtatatatatttataaacatattttacaaatgGAGTTTAAAGGAAGAGGTTTACCCCTTCAGGCCCTTTCTTTGCAACCCACTGGTAATAGACTTGCATGCAAATACATTGGATTATGCCACCTCATTAGTGGGAAGAATGACTGGCTCAAATGCAAAAGAGAGTCAACAATATATATGCgtacatttaaatgtacaaacacaaaaaatggCAGCACACAGAGAAGAAGGCATCATTCATAAGTACACTGCTCTGTGTAATATTGCTCAAAACAATTCCTGTATTATTCTGAAGATATTGGAGATGGACTGACATTAGCATTAACCTTTATCGGTCAATATGTAACCACAAGTAACGTGTGACTGAAATTATCTATAATTTTGCCTGTTACAGCTATCACATCCCTACGTTTACGCTGCAATCTAATATCATGCATTTTCATGTCATGAGTTAGggcaaatatatgtaaataagaaAACTGAAAATTTGAGATATATAATTTGCCTTATGTAACTTCTGTTAAAGGGCAGTAGTGAAATTCTGTTAGTTTACTTGAGCAAGACCTATGAGCTGTACTCTTAGGAGCAACAGAGTTACGGGGACTGTCCTTTTCACCTTAAAGATgccttagattttttttttcctttttcttatttatttatttatttatttattttgccttAAGGTTGTTGTTGTATTTCCCCTACATAGCATCCAGAGGGTGCACATCCCAAATCCCTACCTAAATATTATCCATTAGTCAAGACCAGCCAAAGACAGCCAGTCTTGCAGGGGTCGATTTTTCAAACAGGTCGCCACAGACAGTATTCAACTGTGCTGATGCTACTACTAACTATTCTAAATAATAAGATCTCGAAGAACAGTATTTTGGCTTTGACATGCCAAATGAATAATGTTCTGCACATTTAACTGTGTAGTACTagtttaaaaaatgacaaaactcTCTTACTCTACCTCTACCAACCTTAAATACCAGTCATTTAACTTGGAAAAGAAAATTTGAACGAGAAGCCGATTTCAACATTGTTTTTAAGCCTTTACTCCCACTCCTCTTTATACAAACGATGTTTACCTCGGTCTCGGAGGCTCTGGATGTTACTCTCGGCGTTTTCCCGAGAACGAGCTTCCTCCTCTGGCTGTAAACAGGTGGCTGTGATCCGGACTCCCGCCTCCACACTCTCGCTGAGAGCCGCGGAGAAAGAGAAGTTTCCCTCTCCAACCAAGAGCACTTCTCGGCTTGAGGAGAACATTATAAACAGTCGGTTTTTTGGCTTGTTTTCTTGTCTTGCTTTAACGAAAACCACAAACTCTACCTACCATTCTGACTCGTCTTCTTAACATCCCGCAACATTACACTAACATAAGCATCTCTTCACTAACGTTACCTGAACAAGACCGCATAGGTTGCTGAGATATATTCAATATATCCGTTTTTATCTACAAAAAAGCGGCAAAGATCTTTCGCCACTCATACCTTGCCTTCGTCTTCAgcatttgaatttaaattagaaaacactgtgaaaagaaaaatcaaagaGCGTCTTTCTTTCGGGTCACCGTTTGAGCTCCCTGACGGTTCATTTCAGTTGCGTAATAAGCCGTTAGAAAAGAAGACCGGGGGCTGGAGGCATTCTTTAAGTCATAACATCAACAACCGCTAATAAAGTTTGATTCGCTAGCTCCCGAAGAAAGCTCAAAAGAAAATCGGTCTAGACATGCGAACTAAACAGTGTCATCATCCAGAACCATATGAAAAAATGAATATGTACTTCCCAACGCTGCCCATTCATTTGGCTCATTGTAATTAGATATCTCAGTTCGATCCCTACTCCCTATTTAGTGTGCTCCTTAAGTCACGTAATGGCTGCTCCCACACTCGAATAATATCTAATATGTAGAAAATACAGCATCAACTTTTAACCATTAGGTTTATGACGATAATTAAGCTAACATTTATGTACAACAGCAATAGATTCATGATCTATAAAGAGCACTTCGTAGGGAGTAAAGAGGCATTTGGAACACATTTTAGAGAGCGCGCTTGAGGCGTCACAGTCAAATAAGTCCGAAGGGGAACTGCAGAACTACGCCTCAGGACATATATTAATAagcaaacataaaaacattttaataaattaagcaAAAATCTATACTTTTAAATACACTTTAGTATTACATAAAGTGTAGCACGTGTATAAAGAGGGCTAGACCAGTTAAATTCGTGGGCGTACACTTTGGTAACAGCTTTAAAACTAAAAGGTTTTAACGTGGTAGTGTggcaatattattaatataaaaaacgTATTGTATATTGTGACTTATTGTATAATGTGACGTCATTAATTAGCTTAATTTATGATTTATCATAATTGTCAGAAATACAAAAGTGGCACTACGTGTACAAAGCGTGTACGTGTAGAGACTTTTACCAATGAAATTATGGAAACCCGATAGTGGGCGTATCCCTCATATTTGACTGACAGACCTGAACATGAAGGAAGTTTTAAATTGGTAGAATGGGAATATTCATATCATaaaattaaattgtttttatgtaaatattatctAAGCTCATAATCGATTAGATCacttttatttcttcttcttaaCAACGGTTCATGTAAGGGTTAAGGAAGAGAAACTCTTTCACTTAGTGAGAAACGAAAACGAAAGCTCATATTCATTTGTTCACTTTCACAGGAGGATCACTGTGCCTAACAGGTCAGTTTTTCTTTCTTATATTTCTGTGTTATATAGCATATTATTCACTTTTTCCGTCATATTTCTGTTCACAAACAATATTttcagcatttattttattagtgAGACCAGTATATAGAAACTATAAACACTCAAAAAGCCGTATGTAAGAATATAGGTCTTGTCCTGGTTTTTGCATAGACCGAAGAAAGTTACACAATTTTTCTAAGTCAAGTATAGTAAGTACAGTATAAATTGTTTTGAGGGTTTAAATTGTGTTCTGCTTGTACATGTTAGTGACGGACAAAAAGAAAAGCCTAGAAGATGTCATCGATCACTTTCTATGGCTGGGATGTGGACTATGACGAAGACAGGCACCTGAGGGCCGAACAGGAGCCCAAATCGGGTAAGAGATACACAATGTACCATGGCACTAAGGTCCAGACTGCACGCCAGATCATCCAAGGTGGGTTCTGCCAATCCAGTGATGGCATGCTGGGCCCAGGTGTGTACGTGAGCCGTAACCAGAAGAAGGCAGAGCGATACCCCCTGAACTCGCCCTTCACTGACCGGGTGGTACTGAAGCTGagtgtggactgtgggaagatCAAAAGGATCGATAAGGATAACCACCCGCTCCAGAAGACCTGGCACAGCCATGGATACGACACTGCCTGGGTCCCACCAAACTGCGGCATGAAGGCCGTGCCCAGTGGGC from Hoplias malabaricus isolate fHopMal1 chromosome 2, fHopMal1.hap1, whole genome shotgun sequence encodes the following:
- the gig2p gene encoding grass carp reovirus (GCRV)-induced gene 2p codes for the protein MSSITFYGWDVDYDEDRHLRAEQEPKSGKRYTMYHGTKVQTARQIIQGGFCQSSDGMLGPGVYVSRNQKKAERYPLNSPFTDRVVLKLSVDCGKIKRIDKDNHPLQKTWHSHGYDTAWVPPNCGMKAVPSGLEEDCIWDPKRIKVVDIALSPNTAIHTELKQLLAQSQNQQGTAAASGTCRLCNWKLVPAHSTQTCWGCGDTICTLMTQHKCKHWG